A genomic stretch from Hymenobacter psoromatis includes:
- a CDS encoding ABC transporter permease has product MKWWKYLTIGLLLYTVVMGLLGHVPRLAILNETERNLYFHVPMWFGMTIILLASVVNSIRYLRNPSPRLDILAHESAKTGILLGVLGLMTGSLWARYTWGTWWTTDVKLNGAAVTMLIYLAYLVLRGAVNDEQQRARLSAIYNIFAFAALIPLLFIMPRMASASLHPGMGGNPGFSKYDLDSAMRMVFYPAVIGWTLLGVWITEVACRLAFVEEKLYENQPDEKQLA; this is encoded by the coding sequence ATGAAGTGGTGGAAATACCTGACTATTGGGCTGCTACTCTACACGGTTGTCATGGGCTTGCTGGGCCATGTGCCGCGCCTGGCCATCCTCAACGAAACGGAGCGCAACCTGTACTTCCACGTGCCGATGTGGTTCGGCATGACCATCATTCTGCTGGCCTCGGTGGTCAATTCCATTCGCTACTTGCGTAATCCGAGCCCGCGCCTTGATATCCTGGCCCACGAGTCGGCCAAGACGGGTATCCTGCTGGGCGTCTTGGGGTTAATGACCGGCAGCCTGTGGGCGCGCTACACCTGGGGCACCTGGTGGACCACCGATGTGAAGCTCAACGGCGCGGCCGTGACCATGCTCATCTATCTGGCTTACTTAGTGTTGCGCGGCGCGGTGAACGACGAGCAGCAGCGGGCGCGGCTTTCCGCGATTTACAATATTTTTGCGTTCGCGGCGCTCATTCCGCTCTTGTTTATTATGCCCCGGATGGCGTCGGCGTCGCTGCACCCCGGCATGGGCGGCAACCCTGGCTTCTCAAAATACGACCTTGACAGCGCCATGCGAATGGTGTTCTACCCCGCCGTGATTGGCTGGACGCTGCTCGGCGTCTGGATTACGGAAGTGGCTTGCCGCCTGGCCTTTGTGGAAGAAAAGCTTTATGAAAATCAGCCCGATGAAAAACAACTTGCTTAG
- a CDS encoding ABC transporter permease, producing MLKDLRLEWRQRSALGGLLLYMGGTVFVSYLSFSFRGGAPPAPAWNALFWIILLFAALGAAGRGLAQESAGLRLYYYTVARPEAVVLAKIIYNALLLLALAIPGLLLYTLLLGNPVQDWPTYALSIALGAVSLASSLTLVAGIAARAGQGGGGTLLAVLGLPVLVPVLLLLVKVSKNALDGLPWDVSQSAVITLVALNFILGAVSYLLFPFLWRS from the coding sequence CTGCTGAAAGACCTGCGCCTGGAGTGGCGGCAGCGCAGCGCGCTGGGCGGCCTGCTGCTCTACATGGGCGGCACGGTGTTCGTGAGCTACCTCAGCTTCAGCTTTCGCGGGGGCGCGCCGCCGGCCCCGGCCTGGAACGCGTTGTTCTGGATAATTCTACTGTTTGCGGCGCTGGGCGCGGCCGGGCGCGGGCTGGCCCAGGAGTCGGCTGGCCTGCGGCTTTATTACTACACCGTGGCGCGGCCCGAAGCCGTGGTGCTGGCCAAGATTATCTATAACGCCCTGCTGCTGTTGGCATTGGCCATTCCGGGGCTGCTACTCTACACGCTGCTGCTCGGCAACCCCGTGCAGGACTGGCCCACCTACGCGCTCAGCATTGCGCTGGGGGCCGTGAGCCTGGCCTCGTCCTTGACGCTGGTGGCGGGCATTGCGGCGCGGGCGGGGCAAGGCGGGGGCGGCACACTGCTGGCCGTGCTGGGCCTGCCGGTGCTGGTGCCCGTGCTGCTATTGCTGGTGAAGGTGAGCAAAAATGCCCTCGACGGTCTGCCCTGGGACGTCAGCCAAAGCGCCGTGATTACGCTGGTCGCGCTGAACTTTATCCTGGGCGCGGTGTCTTATCTGTTGTTTCCGTTCCTGTGGCGCAGCTAG
- a CDS encoding cytochrome C biogenesis protein, with translation MKKSHIFILVIIAAAVGIIISTMSDASTYSTFAVARQQAAAGNPAKVHVVGTLPRDADKRPVGLEYDPMVNPNYFAFTMMDTLHVAQRVVYRNPKPQDLDKSEQVVIVGAMKNGVFEADQILTKCPSKYVEKDLGKTGPPATAMNN, from the coding sequence ATGAAAAAGTCACACATTTTTATCCTGGTGATAATTGCGGCCGCGGTCGGCATCATCATCAGCACCATGTCGGATGCCAGCACGTATTCGACCTTCGCCGTTGCCCGGCAGCAGGCGGCGGCCGGCAACCCAGCCAAAGTGCACGTAGTAGGCACCCTGCCCCGCGACGCCGACAAGCGCCCCGTGGGCCTGGAATACGACCCGATGGTGAATCCTAATTACTTCGCCTTCACCATGATGGATACCCTGCACGTGGCCCAGCGCGTAGTATATCGCAACCCCAAGCCCCAGGACCTCGACAAGTCGGAGCAGGTAGTAATCGTGGGTGCCATGAAAAACGGCGTCTTTGAAGCCGACCAGATTCTGACCAAGTGCCCCAGCAAGTACGTGGAGAAAGACCTCGGCAAAACCGGCCCGCCCGCCACGGCCATGAATAATTAG
- a CDS encoding methyltransferase type 11 has translation MIIDLPPQAFARHDEAPDGEFYRFERLVTHIDPGAVAAVTQLYRQFLPAGGDILDLMSSWISHLPAEVSYGRVAGLGMNRTELAHNPRLTERLVQDLNEQPTLPYGNHNFDGAGICVSVQYLTRPVEVFAELARVLRPGAPLVVTFSNRCFPDKAVYAWQALDDAGHAGLVKHYFEAAGFGPAEVYAHRPTHGDPLYGVVARADKQLLRSSTPHS, from the coding sequence ATGATAATTGACCTCCCGCCTCAGGCGTTTGCCCGCCACGACGAAGCGCCCGATGGGGAGTTTTACCGTTTCGAGCGCCTCGTCACGCACATTGACCCCGGTGCCGTGGCGGCCGTGACGCAGCTGTACCGGCAGTTTTTGCCGGCCGGCGGCGATATTCTGGATTTAATGAGCAGTTGGATTAGCCACCTGCCCGCCGAGGTTTCCTACGGTCGCGTGGCCGGCCTGGGCATGAATAGGACTGAGCTGGCCCACAACCCGCGCCTCACAGAGCGCTTGGTGCAGGACCTCAACGAGCAACCTACCCTGCCCTACGGCAACCACAATTTTGACGGCGCGGGCATCTGCGTATCAGTGCAATACCTGACGCGACCAGTCGAGGTTTTCGCCGAATTGGCGCGAGTGCTGCGGCCGGGCGCGCCGCTGGTCGTCACGTTTTCCAACCGCTGCTTCCCCGACAAGGCCGTGTATGCCTGGCAGGCTCTCGACGACGCCGGCCACGCCGGACTGGTCAAGCATTATTTTGAGGCCGCCGGCTTCGGCCCCGCCGAAGTGTATGCCCACCGCCCCACGCACGGCGACCCGCTCTACGGCGTGGTAGCCCGCGCCGACAAACAGTTGTTGCGCTCATCAACTCCTCACTCTTAA
- a CDS encoding CDP-diacylglycerol--serine O-phosphatidyltransferase translates to MKRHLPNAVTCLNLLCGCLALTFIFQGELVLGAYLVGAGAVADFFDGLLARALRVSSPIGKDLDSLADMVTFGVVPGAIIFQLLNKTAHLWFTDYATPSGIWRVLPFLGFTVTIFSALRLAKFNNDTRQTTSFIGLPTPACTLVVASLPLILARNEFGLDRLILTPWLLLGLTVVLSGLLVAELPLFALKFKNLRWLGNRRRFIFVGLALVLVATLRAAGIPLAVLLYVLLSVPGRVRSRDAAETSAAGPQ, encoded by the coding sequence TTGAAACGACACCTTCCCAATGCCGTTACCTGCCTCAACCTGCTGTGTGGGTGCCTGGCGCTCACGTTCATCTTCCAGGGTGAGCTGGTGCTGGGCGCTTATCTGGTGGGCGCGGGCGCGGTGGCCGACTTCTTCGATGGGCTGCTGGCGCGGGCGCTGCGCGTGTCGTCGCCCATCGGCAAAGACCTCGATTCGCTGGCTGACATGGTAACGTTTGGGGTGGTGCCGGGGGCGATAATATTCCAACTTCTGAATAAAACTGCTCATTTATGGTTCACAGATTACGCCACTCCTTCAGGCATTTGGCGTGTGCTACCATTCCTAGGCTTTACGGTCACTATTTTCTCGGCCCTGCGCCTGGCTAAATTCAACAACGACACGCGGCAGACGACCTCTTTCATCGGGCTCCCTACCCCCGCCTGCACGCTGGTAGTGGCTTCGCTGCCGCTCATTCTGGCCCGCAATGAGTTTGGGCTGGACCGCCTTATTCTGACTCCCTGGCTGCTGCTGGGGCTCACGGTAGTGCTGTCGGGCTTGCTGGTGGCCGAATTGCCACTTTTCGCCCTGAAATTCAAGAATTTGCGGTGGCTGGGAAACCGGCGGCGGTTTATTTTTGTAGGTCTGGCTTTGGTGTTAGTAGCGACGTTGCGGGCGGCAGGAATTCCGCTGGCGGTGCTGCTGTATGTACTGCTGTCGGTGCCCGGCCGGGTGCGCAGCCGCGACGCCGCCGAAACCAGTGCCGCCGGGCCGCAATAA
- a CDS encoding MBL fold hydrolase, giving the protein MLRIVCFTFNAFSENTYLLIDEATRATAIVDPGTYSKAEQQTLSNYIGAEKLDVQFLLNTHAHIDHVLGNAFVLRQYPGIPFLLHTDDLPTLRAVQTYAGPYGFEAYEPAEPTGELAAGQVVELGASELQVRFAPGHAPGHVVLYDAAGGQLIGGDVLFKGSVGRTDLPGGNHTTLLQSIETELLTLPDETVVFPGHGPTTTIGAERRSNPFLT; this is encoded by the coding sequence ATGCTTCGAATTGTCTGCTTCACGTTCAACGCTTTCAGCGAAAATACTTACCTGCTCATTGACGAGGCCACGCGCGCCACGGCCATCGTGGACCCCGGCACCTACTCGAAGGCCGAGCAGCAGACCTTGAGCAATTATATCGGGGCTGAAAAGCTCGATGTGCAGTTTTTGCTCAATACCCACGCCCACATCGACCACGTGCTCGGCAATGCGTTTGTGCTGCGGCAGTATCCCGGCATCCCGTTTTTGCTGCACACCGACGACCTGCCCACTCTGCGCGCCGTGCAGACCTATGCCGGGCCCTACGGCTTCGAGGCCTACGAGCCGGCCGAGCCCACCGGCGAGCTGGCGGCCGGCCAGGTAGTGGAGCTGGGCGCGAGCGAGCTGCAAGTGCGCTTCGCGCCGGGCCACGCGCCCGGCCACGTGGTGCTCTATGACGCGGCGGGCGGGCAGCTCATCGGCGGCGACGTGCTGTTTAAGGGCAGCGTCGGGCGCACCGACCTGCCGGGCGGCAACCACACTACCCTGCTCCAAAGCATCGAAACCGAGCTATTGACGCTACCCGATGAGACGGTAGTGTTTCCCGGCCACGGCCCCACCACGACCATCGGCGCGGAGCGGCGCAGCAACCCGTTTCTGACGTAG